One region of Blattabacterium cuenoti genomic DNA includes:
- the hisIE gene encoding bifunctional phosphoribosyl-AMP cyclohydrolase/phosphoribosyl-ATP diphosphatase HisIE — protein MIDFKKGLIPAIVQDSKTDKVLMLGYMNQEAYQKSINEKKVTFYSRSKKRLWTKGEISKNYLFIENILIDCDEDTLLIKAKPAGPTCHKGSDTCWKEMNNKNFLFYLEDIISHKINKKQENSYIYQLSKKGINRISQKLGEETIELIIESKDDNKNLFLNESADLLFHYLILLKKKGLKIQNVINILENRHSKS, from the coding sequence ATGATAGATTTTAAAAAAGGTTTAATCCCCGCTATTGTTCAAGATTCAAAAACAGATAAGGTGTTAATGCTAGGTTATATGAATCAAGAAGCTTATCAAAAAAGTATTAATGAAAAAAAAGTAACTTTTTATAGCAGATCTAAAAAAAGATTATGGACTAAAGGAGAAATTAGTAAAAATTATCTTTTTATTGAAAATATATTAATAGATTGTGACGAAGACACATTATTAATCAAAGCAAAACCAGCAGGACCTACTTGTCATAAAGGATCGGATACATGTTGGAAAGAAATGAACAATAAAAATTTTCTCTTCTATTTAGAAGATATTATATCGCATAAAATTAATAAAAAACAAGAAAATTCTTATATATATCAATTATCAAAAAAAGGAATTAACAGAATATCCCAAAAATTAGGAGAAGAAACAATAGAACTTATCATTGAATCTAAAGATGATAACAAAAATTTATTTTTAAATGAATCTGCGGATTTACTTTTTCATTATCTTATTCTTTTGAAAAAAAAAGGTTTAAAAATACAAAACGTTATTAATATTTTGGAAAATAGACATTCAAAATCTTAA
- a CDS encoding 7-carboxy-7-deazaguanine synthase QueE encodes MKEISYPIKESFYSIQGEGYYCGIAAYFIRFEGCNIKCNWCDTKESWNIKKKDFVSIYEIVSKVNDHKVKTVVITGGEPMMWNLYPLVKELKRKGYRIHIETSGSYFIKEKYVDWITISPKKIKLPIQENYKKINELKVVISDENDFLFAEEQANFIESTNCFLFLQPEWNNIFIIIPKIISYIKKNPKWRISLQIHKMLNIP; translated from the coding sequence ATGAAAGAAATCAGCTATCCTATAAAAGAATCATTTTATTCTATTCAAGGGGAAGGTTATTATTGTGGAATAGCTGCGTATTTCATTCGTTTTGAAGGATGTAATATAAAATGCAATTGGTGCGATACTAAAGAAAGTTGGAATATAAAAAAAAAGGATTTTGTTTCAATTTATGAAATTGTTAGTAAGGTTAACGATCATAAAGTAAAAACTGTTGTAATTACTGGAGGAGAACCCATGATGTGGAATTTATATCCTTTAGTTAAAGAACTAAAAAGGAAAGGATATCGCATTCATATTGAAACTTCAGGATCTTACTTTATAAAAGAAAAATATGTGGATTGGATTACAATTTCTCCTAAAAAAATAAAACTTCCTATACAGGAAAATTACAAAAAAATTAATGAATTGAAAGTCGTTATTTCGGATGAAAATGATTTTCTATTTGCAGAAGAACAAGCGAATTTCATTGAATCTACTAATTGTTTCTTATTTTTACAGCCAGAATGGAATAATATTTTTATAATTATTCCAAAAATAATTTCTTATATTAAAAAAAATCCTAAATGGAGAATATCTCTTCAAATTCATAAAATGTTAAATATTCCTTAG
- the serS gene encoding serine--tRNA ligase: MLQISFIRRNKEKVLLGLEKRNFHKLHLINEILILDEKKKVIQNVLNKISEKENFFSKKIGKILNSCNDDSQIKFLKEKSVFLKTEKKNINIRLKKVSEILEKKLNQIPNIPDEEIDKNSNKNNVLFQEGKIHSSVIDPLPHWELSKKFCLFDSNLGTQICGPGFSVYMGKGAKLQRSLIQYFLDKNIQASYKEYSLPYLINEKSGYATGQIPDKENQMYFIEKDDFYLIPTGEIPLMNCYRDRIFTDLDLPIKATTYTSCFRREAGSYGSKVRGLNRLHQFEKVEIIQITTPDSSSYSLKEMILHVKNILQSLNLPFRLVRLSGTDLGFSSAITYDFEVYSIAQKKWLEVSSISNCTNFQSNRLHLRYKTVTGNIELCHTLNGSALALPRIMATLLENNQTENQINIPKVLVPYTEFDHIK, from the coding sequence ATGCTTCAAATCTCTTTCATACGAAGAAATAAAGAAAAAGTTTTATTGGGATTGGAAAAACGTAATTTTCATAAATTACATTTAATAAATGAGATATTAATTTTAGACGAAAAAAAAAAAGTAATTCAAAATGTTTTAAATAAAATATCGGAAAAAGAAAATTTTTTTTCAAAAAAAATAGGAAAAATTTTAAATTCATGCAATGATGATTCTCAAATCAAATTTTTAAAAGAAAAATCTGTTTTTCTAAAAACAGAAAAAAAGAATATTAATATCCGATTAAAAAAAGTTTCTGAAATTTTAGAAAAAAAACTGAATCAAATTCCTAATATTCCTGATGAAGAAATAGATAAAAATTCTAATAAAAATAATGTTCTTTTTCAAGAAGGTAAAATTCATTCTTCCGTTATAGATCCACTCCCTCATTGGGAATTATCGAAAAAATTTTGTTTATTTGATTCGAATTTAGGAACACAAATATGTGGTCCTGGTTTCTCGGTTTATATGGGAAAAGGAGCTAAGTTACAAAGAAGTTTAATTCAATACTTTCTAGACAAAAATATACAAGCTTCGTATAAAGAATATAGTTTACCTTATCTTATTAATGAAAAATCTGGATATGCTACAGGACAAATTCCAGATAAAGAAAATCAAATGTATTTCATAGAAAAAGATGATTTTTATTTGATTCCTACTGGAGAAATACCTCTTATGAACTGTTATAGAGATAGAATCTTTACAGATTTAGATCTTCCTATTAAAGCAACTACTTACACTTCTTGCTTCAGAAGAGAAGCCGGCTCTTATGGTTCAAAAGTTAGAGGATTAAATAGATTGCATCAATTTGAAAAAGTGGAAATTATTCAAATTACTACACCAGATTCTTCTTCTTATTCTCTGAAAGAAATGATTTTACATGTAAAAAATATTTTACAATCTTTAAATTTACCTTTTCGTCTTGTTCGTTTAAGTGGGACAGATCTTGGATTTTCTTCTGCTATAACTTATGATTTTGAAGTTTATTCTATAGCACAAAAAAAATGGCTAGAAGTAAGTTCTATATCAAATTGTACTAATTTTCAATCTAATCGATTACACCTTCGATATAAAACTGTTACAGGTAATATAGAATTATGTCATACTCTTAATGGAAGCGCTTTAGCTTTACCACGAATTATGGCCACTTTATTAGAAAATAATCAAACTGAAAATCAAATTAATATTCCCAAAGTTTTAGTTCCTTATACAGAATTTGATCATATTAAGTAA
- a CDS encoding valine--tRNA ligase yields the protein MDIPIKYDPQSVEKKRYHYWMRGNYFSSYPDDRVPYTIVMPPPNVTGVLHIGHMLNNTIQDVLIRYARMKGYNACWIPGTDHASIATEAKVVHQLKKRGLSKIFMGRKKFLYHVMEWSNKHKNIIFDQLKKLGCSCDWNRTQFTMSPKLSQSVTKVFIDLYEKGYIYRDYHVVNWDPDAKTTLSDEEVIYKEHIGKLYYLKYQIKGEKNYVTVATTRPETIFGDTAICFHPDDYRYYHLKDKYAKIPIINRYIPIIQDSYVDPNFGTGCLKITPAHDKHDKNIADKHKLEVIDIFNENATLNEKGLHYKGMDRFKVRKEIIEELKKLEVVKNIEKFNHKIGFSERTLSVVEQRLSLQWFLKMKKISIPAVEAVKNGDIQFYPKKFCKTYLKWMSQIRDWNISRQLWWGHRIPVYYYGKKPNDFVVAENLKKALEKARDKSKNPYLNHNEIWQDPDVLDTWFSSWLLPLSVFDGIHRPHNHEIYYYYPTEEIVTGSDILFFWVARMIMSGFLLKNYKPFKRVYFTGIVRDYKNNKISKSLNNSPNPIDLINQYGADAVRMVLMLNNSAGKDFHFEEKICLQGRNFSNKIWNAFRLIQSWKIIKNKDVPDSSLLAVKWLKNRFYYVLDIFENSFKEYKLDESLMILYKFIWDDFCSCFLEIIKPISGNKSVSEIIYLNTIKFFEKILKLLHPYMPFISEEIWNLLKKRDTKEALIISSWPKKKFYDYNILLSFEKTIEIISKIRNIRNQNYISHQKSLVLFSMRKKEKEEKEYDSIILKLANLAKIIPVLEEPKNVPFFSFFLDTDQFFLSLDHKKYCSNHHDIVKIENKIQYFNNLLSIIRKNLYNNKYVTSVPESLLLRERKKENDILNKITQLNKHLEYLKKIR from the coding sequence ATGGATATTCCAATCAAATATGATCCCCAATCCGTGGAAAAAAAAAGATATCATTATTGGATGAGAGGGAATTATTTTTCATCTTATCCAGATGATAGGGTGCCTTATACTATAGTAATGCCTCCTCCAAATGTTACTGGAGTTCTTCATATAGGCCATATGCTGAATAATACTATTCAAGATGTTTTGATTAGATATGCTAGAATGAAAGGATATAATGCTTGTTGGATTCCAGGAACGGATCATGCATCCATTGCTACGGAGGCTAAAGTTGTTCATCAATTGAAAAAAAGAGGATTATCCAAGATTTTTATGGGAAGAAAAAAATTTTTGTATCATGTAATGGAATGGTCTAATAAACATAAAAACATTATTTTTGATCAACTTAAAAAATTGGGGTGTTCATGTGATTGGAATCGTACTCAATTTACGATGAGTCCAAAATTATCTCAATCTGTCACAAAAGTTTTTATTGATTTGTATGAAAAAGGCTACATATATAGAGATTATCATGTCGTTAATTGGGATCCAGATGCAAAAACTACTCTTTCTGATGAAGAAGTTATTTATAAAGAACATATTGGAAAACTTTATTACTTGAAATATCAAATAAAAGGAGAAAAAAATTACGTTACTGTAGCTACAACTCGTCCTGAAACTATATTTGGGGATACAGCTATTTGTTTTCATCCAGATGATTATCGTTATTATCATTTAAAGGATAAATATGCTAAAATTCCAATAATTAATAGATATATTCCAATTATACAAGATTCATATGTAGATCCTAATTTTGGAACTGGATGTTTAAAAATAACTCCGGCTCATGATAAACATGACAAAAATATAGCAGATAAACATAAATTAGAGGTTATAGACATTTTCAATGAAAATGCAACTTTAAATGAAAAAGGTCTTCATTATAAAGGGATGGATCGTTTTAAAGTAAGAAAAGAAATCATTGAAGAACTCAAAAAGTTGGAAGTTGTAAAAAATATAGAAAAATTTAATCATAAAATCGGTTTTTCGGAACGAACTTTATCAGTAGTAGAACAAAGACTATCTCTACAATGGTTTTTAAAAATGAAAAAAATATCTATTCCTGCTGTAGAAGCTGTAAAAAATGGAGATATTCAATTTTATCCTAAAAAATTTTGTAAAACTTATTTAAAATGGATGAGTCAAATTCGTGATTGGAATATATCTAGACAATTATGGTGGGGACATCGTATTCCTGTCTATTATTATGGAAAAAAACCTAATGATTTTGTAGTTGCAGAAAATTTAAAAAAAGCATTAGAAAAAGCGAGAGATAAAAGTAAAAATCCATATTTAAATCATAATGAAATATGGCAGGATCCGGATGTTTTAGATACTTGGTTTTCTTCTTGGTTATTACCTTTATCTGTATTTGATGGAATTCATCGTCCTCATAATCATGAAATTTATTATTACTATCCTACTGAAGAGATAGTGACAGGTTCAGATATATTATTTTTTTGGGTAGCACGTATGATTATGTCTGGTTTTTTATTAAAAAATTATAAACCCTTTAAAAGGGTTTATTTTACTGGAATTGTTAGAGATTATAAAAATAATAAAATATCAAAATCATTAAATAACTCTCCAAATCCCATAGATTTGATTAATCAATATGGGGCGGATGCTGTTCGTATGGTACTTATGCTTAATAATAGTGCAGGAAAAGATTTTCATTTTGAAGAAAAAATATGTTTACAAGGAAGAAATTTTTCTAATAAAATATGGAATGCTTTTCGTTTAATCCAAAGTTGGAAAATAATAAAAAATAAAGATGTTCCTGATTCTTCTTTACTTGCTGTAAAGTGGTTAAAAAATCGTTTTTATTATGTTTTGGATATTTTTGAAAACTCTTTTAAAGAGTATAAATTGGATGAATCATTAATGATTTTGTATAAATTTATTTGGGACGATTTTTGTTCTTGTTTTCTTGAGATTATTAAGCCTATTTCTGGAAATAAATCTGTTTCAGAAATAATATATTTAAATACTATTAAATTTTTTGAAAAAATATTGAAATTATTACATCCATATATGCCCTTTATTTCAGAAGAAATATGGAATCTTCTTAAAAAAAGAGACACCAAAGAAGCTTTAATTATTTCTTCTTGGCCTAAGAAAAAATTTTATGACTATAATATTTTACTTTCTTTCGAAAAAACTATCGAAATAATATCTAAAATACGAAATATTAGAAATCAGAATTATATTTCTCATCAAAAAAGTCTGGTTTTGTTTTCTATGAGAAAAAAAGAAAAAGAAGAAAAAGAATATGATTCCATTATATTAAAATTAGCTAATTTAGCTAAAATAATTCCTGTGTTAGAAGAACCTAAAAATGTACCGTTTTTTTCTTTTTTTTTAGATACAGATCAATTTTTTTTATCCTTAGATCATAAAAAATATTGTTCGAACCATCATGATATTGTTAAAATTGAAAATAAAATTCAATATTTTAATAATTTATTGTCTATTATTAGAAAAAATTTATATAACAATAAATATGTGACTTCTGTTCCAGAAAGTTTACTTTTGAGAGAAAGAAAAAAAGAGAATGATATATTAAATAAAATCACTCAACTCAATAAACATTTGGAATATCTAAAAAAAATTAGATGA
- a CDS encoding bifunctional nuclease family protein, whose amino-acid sequence MDQFIKLTIRGISLSQIQSGIYVLLLEEESGRIKLPIIIESLQAQSIAYALGKKDPSRSFTHDLFLSFAKEFHIRLKAVVIYKLINGIFFSYILLEGDYIEEEGKIKKKEHKIDSKTSDAVALAVRFKAPIYTTREIFDKAGIYFENGFPIDKEKENDVTETEIENSGLLFFKEKSQRDLENMTEKDLNALLNHAVVNECYELAARIKKELDRRE is encoded by the coding sequence ATGGATCAATTTATTAAGTTAACTATACGGGGGATATCTTTAAGTCAAATACAATCTGGAATATATGTTTTGTTGCTTGAAGAAGAATCTGGTAGGATAAAACTTCCGATTATTATAGAGAGTTTACAAGCTCAGTCTATTGCTTATGCTTTAGGAAAAAAAGATCCATCTAGATCTTTCACGCATGATTTATTTCTTTCTTTTGCAAAAGAATTTCATATTAGATTGAAAGCGGTAGTTATATATAAACTAATAAATGGAATATTTTTTTCTTATATCTTATTAGAAGGAGATTACATAGAAGAAGAAGGTAAAATTAAGAAAAAAGAACACAAAATAGATTCTAAAACATCAGATGCTGTTGCTTTAGCAGTACGGTTTAAAGCTCCTATTTATACAACAAGAGAAATTTTTGATAAAGCTGGCATTTATTTTGAAAATGGATTTCCTATTGACAAAGAAAAAGAAAATGATGTTACTGAAACAGAAATAGAAAATAGCGGTCTTCTTTTTTTTAAAGAAAAAAGCCAACGAGATTTAGAAAATATGACAGAAAAAGATTTGAATGCTTTATTAAATCATGCGGTAGTCAATGAATGTTATGAGCTTGCAGCGCGAATAAAAAAAGAATTAGATAGAAGAGAATAA
- the metF gene encoding methylenetetrahydrofolate reductase [NAD(P)H]: protein MKVTEHIVKAKKSLFSFEILPPLRGRDIKDIFSTLDPLMEFCPPFIDVTYHREEFIYVEKDNGLLQRRKISRRPGTVGICAAIMNKYGVDAVPHLICGGFSKQMTENALIDLNFLGIDNVLVLRGDPLKSEKNFLAQKDGHKYAIELVKQIKDLNIGNYLDKTFVEQKESPLFDFCIGIAGYPEKHLEAPNIESDLFFLKKKVEAGADYIVTQMFFDNKKFFSFVKKCRLKGISVPIIPGIKPISSKIQLNSLPSRFYLNIPDELVKEVIKAKDKKNVSHIGIEWAIHQSKELKNSGVEVIHYYTMDRPENIYKIVQAIY, encoded by the coding sequence ATGAAAGTGACTGAGCATATAGTTAAAGCAAAGAAAAGTTTATTTTCTTTTGAAATATTACCTCCTTTAAGAGGTCGTGATATTAAAGACATTTTTTCTACTTTAGATCCATTAATGGAATTTTGTCCTCCTTTTATTGATGTGACCTATCATCGTGAAGAATTTATTTATGTGGAAAAAGATAATGGACTTTTACAGAGGAGAAAAATTTCAAGACGTCCAGGAACTGTAGGGATTTGTGCTGCTATTATGAATAAATATGGAGTGGATGCGGTTCCTCATTTAATTTGTGGAGGTTTTAGTAAACAAATGACAGAAAATGCTTTAATAGATCTTAATTTTTTGGGAATAGATAACGTTTTAGTTCTTAGAGGAGATCCTTTAAAATCTGAAAAAAATTTTCTTGCGCAAAAAGATGGACACAAATATGCAATAGAACTTGTAAAACAAATTAAAGATTTAAATATAGGAAACTATCTCGATAAAACTTTTGTTGAACAAAAAGAATCTCCATTATTTGATTTTTGCATTGGAATAGCTGGATATCCAGAAAAACATTTAGAAGCTCCAAATATAGAAAGTGATTTATTTTTTCTTAAAAAAAAAGTAGAAGCAGGAGCGGATTATATTGTGACTCAAATGTTCTTTGACAATAAGAAATTTTTTTCTTTTGTAAAAAAATGTAGATTAAAAGGTATTTCTGTTCCTATCATACCTGGAATTAAGCCTATTTCTTCTAAAATACAATTAAACAGTCTTCCATCTCGTTTTTATTTAAATATTCCTGATGAATTAGTAAAAGAAGTCATAAAAGCGAAAGATAAAAAAAATGTATCTCATATTGGGATTGAATGGGCTATTCATCAATCTAAAGAATTAAAAAATTCTGGCGTGGAAGTGATTCATTATTATACCATGGATAGACCAGAAAATATTTACAAAATTGTTCAAGCTATTTATTAA
- a CDS encoding pyruvate dehydrogenase complex E1 component subunit beta: protein MKEKSFREVIAEAMSEEMRRDDTVYLMGEEVAQYNGAYKASKGMLEEFGPKRVIDTPISELGFSGIGVGSAMNGCRPIIEFMTFNFSLVAMDQIINNAAKIRYMSGGQWNIPIVFRGPTGSAGQLGATHSQSFESWYASCPGLKVVIPCNPYDAKGLLKSAIRDNNPVIFMESEQMYGDKMMIPDEEYILPIGKADVKKEGTDISLVSFGKIMKIALSAAHRLDQENISVEVIDIRTIRPLDYESILFSVKKTNRLVILEESWPFSSIASEISYFIQKKAFDYLDAPINRVSLLDTPAPYASNLVKTWFPNEEKIIYTIKKTLYLNI from the coding sequence ATGAAAGAAAAGAGTTTTCGTGAAGTTATAGCAGAAGCTATGAGTGAAGAAATGAGAAGAGATGATACTGTTTATCTCATGGGAGAAGAAGTCGCTCAATATAATGGAGCTTACAAAGCTTCTAAAGGAATGCTAGAAGAATTTGGGCCAAAAAGAGTCATTGATACTCCTATATCAGAATTAGGATTTTCTGGAATTGGGGTAGGATCTGCTATGAATGGATGTAGACCGATTATTGAGTTCATGACTTTTAATTTTTCTTTAGTTGCTATGGATCAAATTATTAACAATGCAGCAAAAATACGTTATATGAGTGGAGGACAATGGAATATTCCAATTGTTTTTAGAGGTCCTACTGGATCTGCCGGACAATTAGGTGCCACACATTCTCAATCTTTTGAAAGTTGGTATGCAAGTTGTCCTGGATTAAAAGTAGTTATTCCATGCAATCCTTACGATGCAAAAGGTCTTTTGAAATCCGCTATCAGAGATAATAATCCAGTAATTTTTATGGAATCTGAACAAATGTATGGAGATAAAATGATGATTCCAGATGAAGAATATATTCTACCTATTGGTAAAGCAGATGTAAAAAAAGAAGGAACTGATATTAGTTTAGTATCTTTTGGAAAGATTATGAAAATAGCTTTAAGTGCTGCACATAGATTAGATCAAGAAAATATTAGTGTAGAAGTCATAGATATTCGAACCATACGACCATTAGATTATGAATCTATTCTTTTTTCTGTAAAAAAAACTAATCGTTTAGTAATTTTAGAAGAATCATGGCCTTTTTCATCTATTGCTTCTGAAATTTCATATTTTATACAAAAAAAAGCATTTGATTATCTTGATGCTCCTATTAATAGAGTATCTTTGTTAGATACTCCTGCTCCTTACGCATCTAATTTAGTAAAAACTTGGTTTCCTAATGAAGAGAAAATAATTTATACTATTAAAAAAACTCTTTATTTAAATATTTAA
- a CDS encoding dihydrofolate reductase, with the protein MKFILIAAVSKNGFIGKNNQLMWHLPNDLKRFKDLTTGETVLMGRKTFDSIGKILPERRNIILTRNKINFLCLENNKNIKIVSSIKEIKNLTYKKIFIIGGEKTYASTIEKAQIIELTLVHEKFHGDAKFPKIDPKKWKKIYEFIYEKDRHHLFNYSFIRFERKK; encoded by the coding sequence ATGAAATTTATCCTGATTGCTGCTGTTTCAAAAAATGGATTTATAGGAAAAAATAACCAATTAATGTGGCATTTACCTAATGATTTAAAACGTTTTAAGGATTTAACTACGGGAGAAACAGTTCTGATGGGAAGAAAAACTTTCGATTCTATTGGAAAAATCCTTCCGGAAAGAAGGAATATTATACTAACAAGAAATAAAATAAACTTTTTATGTTTAGAAAATAATAAAAATATTAAAATTGTTTCTTCTATAAAAGAAATAAAAAATTTAACATACAAAAAAATATTTATCATAGGAGGAGAAAAAACATATGCTTCCACAATTGAAAAAGCACAGATTATAGAACTAACACTCGTTCATGAAAAATTTCATGGAGATGCTAAATTTCCAAAAATAGATCCAAAAAAATGGAAAAAAATATATGAATTTATTTATGAAAAAGACAGACATCATTTATTTAACTACAGTTTTATTAGATTTGAAAGAAAAAAATAA
- the rsmA gene encoding 16S rRNA (adenine(1518)-N(6)/adenine(1519)-N(6))-dimethyltransferase RsmA — MHKLFFKKKFDQHFLKDHNIAKKIVNHLSFKNYNTVVEVGPGLGILTQYLLINPCNHIFLIEIDEELISFLKKNFSISKNRIIHRDFLKWNPEEMKLKNFAIIGNFPYNISSQILFHILKYNQYIPECIGMFQKEVAKRITSHKGKKTYGILSVLVQTFYDVKYLFTVKEKVFFPTPNVQSAVISLKRKNETVYCNKNMLFQCVKVAFNQRRKKLKNSLQLFNHISNFNRIPFLDKRAEELSVKEFLQLTKEIEIRK, encoded by the coding sequence ATGCATAAACTTTTTTTTAAAAAAAAATTTGATCAACATTTTTTAAAAGATCATAATATAGCCAAAAAAATTGTTAATCATCTTTCTTTTAAAAATTATAATACAGTAGTAGAGGTTGGACCTGGATTAGGGATCCTTACTCAATATTTGTTAATTAATCCATGTAATCATATTTTTTTAATAGAAATTGATGAAGAATTAATTTCTTTTTTAAAAAAAAATTTTTCCATTTCAAAAAATCGAATTATTCATAGAGATTTTTTGAAATGGAATCCTGAAGAAATGAAATTAAAAAATTTTGCAATTATTGGTAATTTTCCTTATAATATTTCTTCTCAAATATTATTTCATATATTAAAATATAATCAATACATTCCAGAATGCATTGGCATGTTTCAAAAAGAGGTAGCAAAACGAATCACATCTCATAAAGGAAAAAAAACTTATGGAATTTTATCAGTTTTAGTTCAAACATTTTATGATGTGAAATATCTTTTTACTGTAAAAGAAAAGGTGTTTTTTCCAACACCTAATGTACAATCTGCAGTAATTTCTTTAAAAAGAAAGAATGAAACTGTTTACTGTAATAAAAATATGTTGTTTCAATGTGTTAAAGTAGCTTTTAATCAAAGAAGAAAAAAGTTGAAAAATTCTCTACAATTATTCAACCATATTTCAAATTTTAACAGAATTCCATTTTTAGATAAAAGAGCAGAAGAATTATCTGTAAAAGAGTTTCTTCAATTAACAAAAGAAATAGAAATTAGGAAATGA
- a CDS encoding bifunctional 5,10-methylenetetrahydrofolate dehydrogenase/5,10-methenyltetrahydrofolate cyclohydrolase, whose product MTTKLLYGNLIAKEIRNEISKIIEKEILNKDKRIPHLGIILTGNNSSSITYVNNKIKECKNIGIKYSLIHLPINSLENELLEEIKKMNKNPHIDGFIVQFPLEKNINQDKIILSINPKKDVDGFHPENFGKMALDIKTFFPATALGILTLLERYKIKISGKYTVIIGRSRIVGRPISILMSRKSNFGNSTVTLTHSKTPNIEYYTKQADIIIVAVGIPGFLKGEMIKKGAIVIDVGIHSNEKKILGDVDFYSVYGKASYLTPVPGGVGPMTRVMLLKNTLMAALNNRQKDK is encoded by the coding sequence ATGACTACTAAATTATTATATGGAAATTTAATAGCTAAAGAAATAAGAAATGAAATATCTAAGATAATAGAAAAAGAAATTTTAAATAAAGATAAACGAATTCCTCATCTTGGAATTATTTTAACAGGAAATAACAGTTCTAGCATAACATATGTTAACAATAAAATTAAAGAATGTAAAAATATTGGAATCAAATATTCTTTAATACATTTACCTATAAATAGTTTGGAAAACGAATTGTTGGAAGAGATCAAAAAAATGAATAAAAATCCACATATAGATGGTTTTATTGTACAGTTTCCTCTGGAAAAAAATATAAATCAAGATAAAATAATTTTATCTATTAATCCTAAAAAAGATGTGGATGGATTTCATCCTGAAAATTTTGGAAAAATGGCTTTGGATATAAAAACTTTTTTTCCTGCTACAGCATTGGGAATATTAACTCTTTTAGAAAGATATAAAATTAAAATATCTGGAAAATATACTGTAATAATTGGGAGAAGTAGAATAGTGGGAAGGCCAATTAGTATACTTATGAGTAGAAAAAGTAATTTTGGTAATAGTACGGTAACACTTACACACAGTAAAACTCCAAATATAGAATATTATACTAAACAAGCTGATATTATTATAGTAGCGGTAGGAATTCCAGGTTTTCTTAAAGGAGAAATGATTAAAAAAGGAGCCATTGTTATAGATGTGGGAATACATAGTAATGAAAAAAAAATACTAGGAGATGTTGATTTCTATAGTGTTTATGGAAAAGCTTCTTATTTAACCCCTGTTCCAGGAGGAGTGGGACCTATGACTCGCGTAATGTTACTTAAAAATACTTTAATGGCAGCATTAAATAACAGACAGAAAGATAAATGA